From the genome of Cellvibrio japonicus Ueda107, one region includes:
- a CDS encoding MFS transporter yields the protein MSITTEKLSVTEKVGYSLGDLAANLIFQTLVTFIAFFYTDVYGIPAAQAAAITFVGGIVGALFTPVMGIIADRTSTRWGKFRPWVLWTAIPFGGLALLAFSTPNFGEGGKVIYAYATYICLLLIYSANNLPYSALSGVLTGSMAERNSLSSYRFVAVMVAQFIIQVLLLPLVLILGDGDKAVGFEKAMLFFSITGAIFFIITFLTTRERVKPVIEATNSIAQDLGDLFRNMPWIVMLVVTVLIFITLPLKGGMYIYYFQNYLSESHLASFLQDIGFNGFIAGLNAVLTGIGLTEFTWPKDAPTSAFSLFNGCGIIMMIVGIGFSKRLADKFGKRNVFAIALFISTVFIAIFYFFSPESIGIIFLSQLLHGFFYGITIPLLWAMIADVADYSEWKNNRRATAIVFSAMILGLKGGLTIGSSLVAGILAMYSYQAGLPQQAPDTIAGIQLAVSLYASLPFFLAVACMAFYAINKKMELTIEADLTARRQSAATNTASPENT from the coding sequence ATGAGCATAACAACCGAAAAACTAAGTGTGACGGAAAAGGTGGGCTACAGCCTTGGCGACCTGGCTGCTAACCTGATCTTCCAAACCCTGGTCACCTTCATCGCTTTCTTCTACACCGATGTGTACGGTATTCCCGCGGCGCAGGCGGCGGCTATTACCTTTGTCGGCGGTATCGTTGGCGCACTGTTTACCCCGGTGATGGGCATTATTGCCGACCGCACTTCAACCCGTTGGGGCAAGTTCCGGCCCTGGGTGTTATGGACGGCTATCCCCTTTGGCGGCTTGGCCCTGCTGGCCTTCAGCACACCCAACTTCGGTGAGGGGGGCAAGGTCATTTATGCCTATGCCACCTACATTTGCCTGCTGCTCATCTATTCCGCCAACAACCTGCCTTACTCCGCATTGAGCGGTGTATTAACCGGCAGCATGGCAGAGCGCAACAGTTTGTCCTCCTACCGTTTTGTGGCGGTGATGGTGGCACAGTTCATTATCCAGGTATTGCTCTTGCCGCTGGTGTTAATCCTGGGCGATGGCGACAAGGCGGTAGGTTTTGAAAAAGCCATGCTGTTTTTCTCGATTACCGGCGCCATCTTTTTCATTATTACCTTCCTGACTACCCGTGAGCGGGTGAAGCCGGTGATCGAAGCGACCAACTCGATTGCACAGGACCTGGGCGACCTTTTCCGCAATATGCCCTGGATTGTCATGCTGGTTGTCACTGTGCTGATTTTTATCACCCTGCCCTTAAAGGGCGGCATGTACATTTATTACTTCCAGAACTATTTGAGTGAAAGCCATCTTGCCAGTTTCTTGCAGGACATTGGCTTTAACGGCTTTATTGCCGGCTTGAACGCTGTATTGACCGGTATAGGTTTAACCGAATTCACCTGGCCCAAAGATGCGCCCACCTCAGCTTTCAGCCTGTTTAACGGGTGCGGCATTATTATGATGATCGTGGGGATTGGGTTCTCCAAACGCCTGGCCGATAAGTTTGGCAAGCGCAACGTGTTTGCCATTGCACTGTTTATCTCCACCGTATTTATTGCGATCTTCTATTTCTTCTCTCCGGAAAGCATCGGCATTATTTTCCTGTCGCAATTGCTGCACGGTTTTTTCTATGGCATCACCATCCCCCTGCTGTGGGCGATGATTGCGGATGTGGCTGATTATTCCGAGTGGAAAAACAATCGCCGCGCAACGGCAATCGTGTTCTCTGCCATGATCCTGGGACTAAAAGGTGGCCTGACAATCGGCAGCTCCCTGGTGGCCGGCATTCTGGCGATGTATTCCTACCAGGCAGGCTTGCCGCAGCAGGCACCGGACACCATTGCCGGTATCCAGTTGGCGGTGAGTCTCTATGCTTCCTTGCCTTTCTTCCTGGCAGTTGCCTGCATGGCGTTCTACGCCATCAACAAAAAAATGGAATTAACCATTGAGGCGGATCTTACCGCTCGTCGCCAATCGGCAGCGACGAATACCGCTTCACCTGAAAATACGTAA
- a CDS encoding glycoside hydrolase family 43 protein, whose product MSTENEVVDYKALAARAISQPLVTHIYTADPSAHVFNGKVYIYPSHDIDAGIPFNDNGDHFGMEDYHVLRMDSPEGKAEDCGVALHVKDVPWAERQMWAPDAITKDGKYYLYFPARARDGLFKIGVAIGDQPEGPFVAEPEPIAGSYSIDPAVFGDDDGEFYLYFGGIWGGQLQKYRDNTYSEIHEEPTADQPALGARVARLSADMKSFVEASREVVILDEQGQPLLAGDNSRRYFEGPWMHKYQGKYYLSYSTGDTHFLCYATSDNPYGPFTYQGQILTPVVGWTTHHSICEFEGKWYLFYHDSVLSEGVTHLRSVKVTELHYEADGKIKTIHPYRD is encoded by the coding sequence ATGTCTACAGAAAATGAAGTTGTTGATTACAAAGCGCTGGCGGCCAGGGCGATTTCCCAACCCCTGGTAACCCATATCTATACGGCTGACCCCTCAGCACATGTATTCAATGGCAAGGTTTACATTTATCCATCACACGATATCGATGCCGGTATCCCGTTCAATGACAACGGTGACCACTTCGGGATGGAGGACTACCATGTGTTGCGTATGGATTCCCCTGAAGGCAAGGCAGAAGACTGTGGTGTGGCACTGCATGTGAAGGATGTGCCCTGGGCAGAGCGTCAAATGTGGGCGCCGGACGCAATCACCAAAGATGGCAAGTACTACCTCTATTTCCCCGCTCGCGCCCGTGATGGACTGTTTAAAATCGGGGTTGCGATAGGTGATCAACCTGAAGGGCCTTTTGTTGCAGAGCCTGAGCCTATCGCAGGAAGCTATTCCATTGATCCTGCGGTCTTTGGCGATGATGACGGTGAGTTTTACCTGTACTTCGGCGGTATTTGGGGCGGGCAATTACAAAAATACCGCGATAACACTTACAGCGAAATCCATGAGGAGCCCACGGCCGACCAACCCGCACTGGGCGCCCGTGTAGCGCGCCTGAGTGCTGATATGAAATCCTTTGTGGAAGCTTCGCGCGAAGTGGTAATTCTGGATGAGCAGGGCCAGCCGCTATTGGCGGGCGATAACAGTCGCCGTTATTTTGAAGGTCCCTGGATGCACAAATACCAGGGCAAGTACTACCTGTCCTACTCAACCGGTGATACTCACTTCTTGTGTTATGCCACCAGTGATAATCCCTATGGGCCTTTCACCTATCAAGGGCAGATTTTGACACCGGTTGTGGGCTGGACAACACACCATTCGATCTGTGAATTCGAAGGCAAGTGGTATTTGTTTTACCACGACTCTGTCTTGTCGGAAGGGGTGACACATTTGCGTTCGGTGAAGGTGACAGAATTGCACTATGAGGCGGATGGGAAAATTAAAACGATTCATCCCTATCGTGATTAG
- a CDS encoding DUF3300 domain-containing protein — MNPSLKLTLVFSLLLPLFSGCVQAQSNTSPAYSQEQASFSQAQLDSLLAPIALYPDTLLSHILIASTYPLEVIQADRWVRNNKQLSGDAVVNAVEQQDWDPSVKALVAFPDVLKRMSEDLDWTQQLGDAFLADEARIMDSIQGLRNKAYASGNLDKMEHVKVVREERVITLEPTVERVVYVPVYDTRVVYGSWWWPDYPPVYWHYPSNYVYVSGFYWGPRVYIGSSFFFSGCHWRDRRVVVIDRHYHSHRFYNNRSIVHYRNSRHWHHNPVHRRGVAYYDNHTRERFHSAREPYQASRVYRTQYAQPTTGQRPHDNLNRPLTRPTDSLRAGSSPTQPGGDRVSGGGRVQNGQATETQRHAPNVNRVEQLRERMNNSAQQWRDNNPQRQVNRNNSASERAPAEQRLQRESNRETTTYRTGNITPTPRDNSSGYRRDIQQPQRIERTQERVEREQPRIERTPERIDRSQQQRVERTYQRESPTPRQFDRSGGSNNRPMREDRPIRGGREL, encoded by the coding sequence ATGAACCCCAGCCTCAAACTCACCCTGGTGTTTTCGCTGCTACTGCCGCTGTTTAGCGGTTGTGTCCAGGCGCAATCAAACACAAGCCCTGCCTATAGCCAGGAGCAGGCCTCCTTCAGCCAGGCGCAGTTGGATTCGTTATTGGCACCTATCGCCCTCTATCCGGATACACTCCTTTCACACATCCTTATTGCATCCACCTATCCACTGGAAGTGATTCAGGCAGACCGCTGGGTGCGCAACAACAAACAGCTCAGTGGCGATGCCGTCGTTAATGCGGTGGAACAGCAGGACTGGGACCCAAGTGTCAAAGCCCTGGTGGCCTTTCCCGATGTGTTGAAACGCATGAGCGAGGACCTCGACTGGACCCAGCAGCTGGGCGATGCCTTCCTGGCCGATGAAGCGCGAATCATGGACAGCATCCAGGGGCTGCGCAACAAAGCCTATGCGTCCGGCAACCTGGACAAGATGGAGCACGTGAAAGTGGTACGTGAAGAGCGTGTTATCACCCTGGAGCCGACAGTTGAGCGCGTGGTCTATGTGCCGGTGTACGACACACGTGTGGTCTATGGCAGTTGGTGGTGGCCGGATTATCCCCCGGTTTATTGGCACTATCCCAGCAATTATGTGTATGTGTCCGGTTTCTATTGGGGACCGCGCGTTTATATCGGCTCCAGCTTCTTTTTCAGCGGCTGCCACTGGCGTGATCGTCGTGTGGTTGTGATTGACCGGCACTATCACTCACACCGGTTTTACAACAACCGTTCAATTGTCCATTACCGCAACTCGCGCCATTGGCACCACAATCCGGTACACAGACGCGGCGTAGCCTACTACGATAACCATACGCGTGAACGCTTCCACAGCGCGCGTGAGCCCTACCAGGCCAGCCGGGTGTATCGCACCCAGTATGCACAACCCACTACCGGACAGCGCCCGCATGACAACCTGAATCGCCCGTTGACACGCCCAACGGATAGCTTGCGCGCAGGTAGCTCCCCCACCCAACCCGGAGGCGACCGTGTAAGCGGCGGTGGCCGGGTACAGAATGGCCAGGCCACAGAAACCCAGCGGCATGCGCCGAATGTGAACCGCGTTGAACAATTGCGCGAACGCATGAATAACAGCGCGCAACAATGGCGGGATAACAACCCCCAGCGCCAGGTCAATCGCAACAACAGCGCGAGCGAGCGAGCACCCGCGGAACAGCGCTTGCAACGCGAATCCAACCGGGAGACAACAACCTACCGCACAGGGAATATCACTCCTACGCCGCGCGATAATTCATCCGGCTACAGGCGCGACATACAACAACCACAGCGCATAGAACGCACACAAGAGCGCGTTGAACGTGAGCAGCCTCGAATCGAACGCACACCGGAGCGTATTGATCGCAGCCAGCAACAGCGCGTTGAGCGCACGTATCAACGCGAGAGCCCAACTCCGCGTCAATTTGATCGCAGTGGCGGCAGCAATAATCGCCCCATGCGTGAAGACAGGCCAATTCGCGGTGGACGCGAGCTGTAA
- the minC gene encoding septum site-determining protein MinC — protein MIEVNFQLKGSAVTVVVLAITRYQPESLGVQLQEKIDQAPQFFENSPVLINLDRLENPEDLPSIQELLHICRQLELQPLGFSGVPEVLLPSVQATGLAILPTPNERALKLPQKAPDVQVETVVERVVETVVEERLVQRQSRVITRPVRSGQQIYAEGADLIVLAQVSEGAEVLADGHIHVYGTLRGRALAGVKGDESARIFCQQLEAELVSIAGNFVLQDSLPKALLKKPAQVSLSGDKVTVEALVNH, from the coding sequence ATGATCGAGGTGAATTTCCAACTAAAAGGCAGTGCCGTTACCGTAGTGGTACTGGCCATCACCCGCTACCAACCCGAGAGCCTGGGTGTCCAGTTGCAGGAGAAAATCGACCAGGCTCCACAATTCTTCGAAAACTCCCCGGTATTGATCAATCTGGATCGCCTTGAAAATCCTGAAGACCTTCCCTCCATCCAGGAACTTCTCCACATTTGCCGCCAACTTGAACTCCAGCCACTGGGCTTTAGCGGTGTTCCTGAGGTATTGTTGCCCTCTGTCCAGGCCACGGGCCTGGCTATCCTGCCAACACCCAATGAGCGTGCGCTCAAGCTCCCTCAAAAAGCGCCTGATGTGCAGGTTGAAACAGTGGTAGAGCGGGTGGTGGAAACCGTGGTGGAAGAGCGCCTGGTCCAGCGCCAGAGCCGTGTCATTACTCGCCCGGTGCGCTCAGGCCAGCAAATTTATGCCGAAGGTGCGGACTTGATTGTGCTGGCGCAAGTCAGCGAAGGGGCAGAGGTTTTGGCCGATGGCCATATACATGTTTATGGCACTTTGCGCGGCCGCGCCCTGGCCGGTGTGAAAGGTGATGAAAGTGCGCGAATTTTTTGCCAGCAACTGGAGGCCGAACTGGTCTCTATTGCCGGTAACTTTGTGTTGCAGGATTCCCTGCCCAAAGCCTTATTAAAAAAACCAGCCCAGGTTTCCCTCAGTGGTGACAAGGTCACTGTTGAGGCGCTGGTCAACCACTAA
- the minD gene encoding septum site-determining protein MinD: protein MARIIVVTSGKGGVGKTTTSAAISTGLALRGHKTVVIDFDVGLRNLDLIMGCERRVVYDFVNVIKGESTLNQALIKDKRVEGLYILPASQTRDKDALSREGVEKVINELAKDFEYIVCDSPAGIEQGALMALYFADEAIVVTNPEVSSVRDSDRILGILQSKSRRAEQSQEPIREHLLLTRYNPSRVEAGEMLSVNDVEEILAIKLLGVIPESEAVLKASNAGVPVILDEATPAGQAYNDAVDRLLGKDVAHRFLEAEKKSFLKRLLGGK from the coding sequence TTGGCCAGAATCATCGTTGTTACTTCCGGAAAAGGTGGTGTAGGCAAAACTACCACCAGTGCAGCTATCAGTACCGGTTTGGCCCTGCGCGGCCACAAAACGGTGGTGATTGATTTTGATGTTGGCTTGCGTAACCTCGACCTGATTATGGGATGCGAGCGCCGTGTGGTGTACGACTTTGTGAATGTGATCAAAGGCGAGTCCACCCTGAACCAGGCATTGATTAAAGATAAGCGGGTAGAGGGACTCTATATCCTCCCGGCATCACAAACGCGCGATAAGGATGCGCTGAGTAGGGAGGGTGTTGAAAAAGTCATTAATGAATTGGCAAAAGACTTTGAATACATCGTCTGTGATTCACCGGCGGGTATTGAGCAGGGCGCATTGATGGCACTGTACTTTGCCGATGAAGCTATTGTGGTTACCAACCCGGAAGTGTCTTCGGTGCGCGACTCGGATCGTATCCTGGGAATATTGCAAAGCAAATCCCGCCGTGCAGAACAGAGCCAGGAGCCAATCAGGGAGCACTTACTGCTGACTCGCTATAACCCTTCGCGTGTGGAAGCGGGCGAGATGTTAAGTGTCAATGATGTGGAGGAAATCCTCGCTATCAAACTGCTGGGTGTTATTCCTGAGTCCGAAGCGGTGCTAAAGGCATCCAATGCGGGAGTGCCGGTTATCCTTGATGAGGCAACCCCGGCCGGCCAAGCCTATAATGATGCAGTAGATCGCCTGCTTGGTAAGGATGTCGCCCATCGTTTCCTGGAAGCTGAAAAGAAAAGTTTCCTCAAGCGTCTGCTGGGAGGTAAATAG
- the minE gene encoding cell division topological specificity factor MinE, translating into MSIFDYFRAKRAPTSASLAKERLQIIVAHERNKRSLQQPDYLPQMREEIIAVIRKYIPIDSSQVSVNVDNSENCSVLELNITLPD; encoded by the coding sequence GTGAGCATCTTTGATTATTTTCGCGCAAAGCGTGCGCCGACATCGGCCTCGCTGGCGAAAGAGCGCCTGCAAATCATTGTTGCACATGAGCGCAACAAACGCAGTTTGCAGCAACCGGATTACCTGCCGCAAATGCGCGAGGAAATTATCGCGGTGATTCGCAAATATATTCCGATTGATTCCAGCCAGGTCAGTGTGAATGTCGACAACAGTGAAAACTGTTCCGTACTGGAATTGAATATTACCCTGCCGGACTAA
- a CDS encoding YceI family protein, whose amino-acid sequence MLCLGGASFFCWLLLSSLLSGCGYLIQPRVTTGMVNLEKGSYQLDVSHTSVLFKVGHMNLSTFVGRFNQSDAQLEFDPEHIAAAKLKAWVDINSIDVNNAELEAQLRDSSWFDATRYPQALFTTTRVQVIDANSADFTGELTLRGITQPVVLHVTFNGGGYSLLSGGYVLGFNARARIQRSRFGMNYLVPAVGDWVDIEIYAEFKQQ is encoded by the coding sequence ATGCTCTGCCTAGGCGGGGCATCCTTTTTTTGTTGGCTGTTGTTAAGTTCACTCTTGTCAGGTTGTGGTTACCTGATCCAACCCAGGGTAACGACAGGCATGGTTAACCTGGAGAAAGGGAGTTACCAGTTAGATGTCAGCCATACCAGCGTACTGTTTAAAGTGGGCCACATGAACTTATCGACTTTTGTGGGGCGCTTTAACCAGAGCGATGCACAGCTTGAGTTCGACCCGGAACATATAGCAGCCGCCAAATTGAAAGCCTGGGTTGATATCAACAGCATCGATGTTAATAACGCGGAATTGGAAGCGCAGTTGCGTGATTCCAGTTGGTTTGATGCCACTCGTTATCCCCAGGCCTTGTTTACCACTACCCGTGTGCAAGTGATCGATGCTAACTCAGCCGATTTCACCGGCGAGCTTACCTTGCGTGGTATTACCCAACCGGTAGTGCTGCATGTCACCTTTAATGGTGGAGGTTACAGTCTGTTAAGTGGTGGTTATGTATTGGGATTTAATGCCAGGGCACGCATTCAGCGCTCCCGTTTTGGGATGAACTATCTGGTGCCTGCTGTAGGCGATTGGGTAGATATAGAAATTTATGCCGAGTTTAAACAGCAATAA
- a CDS encoding helicase HerA-like domain-containing protein: MMVNSFLVGGNGSQQVALNLRMGNRHGLIAGATGTGKTVSLQVLAEGFAKAGVPVFMADIKGDLSGLAKAGKPHPKVDERIATIGISDYQQRPLPCVFWDLFGQQGHPVRTTISDFGPLLLANYFELNETQMAVLYAAFKIADDQGLLMLDLKDLQAMLNWMKGERKQLENDYGGISEASIAAIQRRLMLLEQQGADQFFGEPALDLQHLMQVSLDGTGVINILDATTLVNQPRLYAIFLLWLIAELFENLPEQGDADKPRMVFFFDEAHLLFNDAPKLLLDKIEQVVRLIRSKGVGIYFISQSPADIPDAVLGQLGNRVQHALRAFTPKDQKAVKVAAQTFRANPAFSTEAAITELGIGEALVSVLDDKGTPTPVERVLIAPPGSRIGPLTAEERSDVIARSPYKSIYAQGIDRESAYEVLKQRLTLQEQQAVAQAQQVEQEKRQAQWGKEQERILREQQKQQERIAREQERAAAKRASTVDAFAKSAARAVGSSLGRQIVRGLLGSLLGGKR, encoded by the coding sequence ATGATGGTGAACAGCTTTTTGGTGGGTGGTAATGGTTCGCAGCAGGTTGCCCTTAACCTGCGTATGGGCAATCGCCACGGTTTGATTGCCGGCGCTACAGGTACCGGTAAAACGGTTAGCTTACAGGTGTTGGCCGAGGGGTTTGCCAAGGCGGGTGTACCGGTGTTTATGGCGGATATTAAAGGTGATCTTTCCGGCCTTGCCAAAGCGGGTAAGCCGCACCCCAAGGTGGATGAGCGCATTGCCACTATTGGCATCAGCGATTACCAGCAGCGGCCCTTGCCCTGTGTTTTTTGGGATTTGTTTGGTCAACAGGGACACCCGGTGCGCACGACGATTTCTGATTTTGGCCCGCTGTTGCTCGCCAATTATTTCGAGTTGAATGAAACCCAGATGGCTGTGCTTTATGCGGCTTTTAAAATTGCCGATGACCAGGGCTTGTTAATGCTGGACCTGAAGGATTTGCAAGCCATGCTCAACTGGATGAAGGGTGAGCGCAAGCAATTGGAAAATGACTATGGCGGTATCAGTGAGGCGAGTATTGCCGCAATCCAACGCCGCCTGATGTTATTGGAACAGCAAGGGGCTGATCAGTTTTTTGGTGAGCCTGCACTGGACTTGCAGCATTTGATGCAGGTGTCGCTGGATGGCACCGGCGTTATCAATATCCTCGATGCCACAACACTGGTTAACCAACCGCGGCTCTACGCCATTTTCCTGTTGTGGCTGATCGCCGAATTATTTGAAAACCTGCCTGAGCAGGGTGATGCTGATAAACCCAGGATGGTGTTCTTTTTTGACGAGGCCCATTTGCTGTTTAACGATGCACCCAAATTGCTGCTCGATAAAATCGAACAGGTGGTGCGCCTGATTCGCTCCAAGGGAGTGGGTATTTATTTTATATCGCAAAGCCCGGCAGATATTCCCGATGCGGTATTGGGGCAGTTGGGCAATCGTGTGCAACACGCGCTGCGCGCCTTTACCCCCAAAGACCAAAAAGCGGTGAAAGTTGCCGCGCAAACCTTTCGTGCAAATCCGGCATTTTCTACCGAGGCGGCAATTACCGAATTGGGTATTGGCGAAGCACTGGTGTCGGTGCTGGATGATAAAGGTACACCCACCCCGGTGGAGCGGGTGTTGATTGCGCCACCCGGCTCGCGCATAGGCCCGCTAACCGCCGAGGAGCGCAGCGACGTGATTGCCCGCTCGCCTTACAAGAGTATTTACGCCCAGGGTATTGACCGCGAATCAGCTTACGAGGTGCTTAAGCAGCGCTTGACCTTGCAGGAGCAACAGGCCGTTGCCCAGGCACAGCAGGTCGAACAGGAAAAACGCCAGGCGCAATGGGGCAAGGAGCAGGAGCGTATTTTGCGCGAGCAACAGAAACAGCAGGAGCGCATTGCCCGCGAACAGGAGCGCGCCGCGGCCAAGCGCGCATCTACCGTGGATGCTTTTGCCAAAAGTGCTGCGCGTGCGGTGGGTTCCAGTTTGGGGCGACAAATCGTGCGTGGGCTTTTGGGATCGCTATTGGGTGGCAAGCGTTAG
- a CDS encoding YgiQ family radical SAM protein: protein MNSHPQFASKNTAPHLFEYPRYWAECFGPAPFLPMSRAEMDKLGWDSCDIIIVCGDAYVDHPSFGMAVIGRYLESQGFRVGIIAQPDWRSAEPFKALGKPNLFFGVSAGNMDSMINRYTADLRMRSDDAYTPGGLGGKRPDRAVTVYSQRCKEAYKDVPIVIGGIEASLRRIAQYDYWSSEVRRSVLIDSTADILLYGNAERALAEVAHALAAGKEMAELTDIRGTAIIRKAPPSGWTEIDSTRIDWPGNIDKLPNPYDYQHNTKATVDIADDPSNSQVGLRQLEPEKMAAQMAAIDPNNELQTQGCPAQGAESAKASDPYAEQGIRIIPMPLQNRSDLADDDQVYIRLPAFEKVRNDAILYAHASRVLHQEANPYNARPLVQRHGNREVWINPPPIPLETDELDSVFDLPYQRVPHPSYGDAKIPAYDMIKTSVNIMRGCFGGCTFCSITEHEGRIIQSRSQDSILREIEHIRDKVPGFTGHISDLGGPTANMYRLTCKDMPTLSKCRRLSCVHPTICKNLTTSHKHTTELYRKARALKGVHTISIASGLRYDLAVQDPEYVKELVTHHVGGYLKIAPEHTEDNVLAQMMKPKMTSYYDFKKMFDKFSKEAGKKQYLIPYFIAAHPGTRDEDMVNMALWLKKNNFQVDQVQTFYPSPMSLATAMYFSERNPLKKLSYKSTKLPIPRGLDQRRLQKALLRYHDPAGWPMIRQALKDMRKSHLIGDSASALIPATDPTPARGNSRGGNSWGNKPAARTAPQKAAGAKVVNKAFGDKFESAKKYNAELAGHKTRGKTPEKAPGKSNPHKPAGKPKR from the coding sequence ATGAATAGCCATCCTCAGTTCGCCAGCAAAAATACCGCTCCACACCTGTTCGAGTACCCACGCTACTGGGCTGAATGCTTCGGGCCAGCGCCCTTCCTGCCCATGAGCCGGGCGGAGATGGACAAACTTGGCTGGGACAGTTGCGACATTATCATCGTGTGTGGCGACGCCTATGTAGACCATCCCAGTTTTGGCATGGCCGTGATTGGCCGCTACCTGGAATCCCAGGGGTTTCGCGTAGGGATTATCGCCCAGCCCGACTGGCGCAGCGCCGAACCCTTTAAAGCCCTCGGCAAACCCAACCTGTTTTTCGGGGTAAGTGCGGGCAATATGGATTCCATGATCAACCGTTACACCGCCGACCTGCGCATGCGCTCCGACGACGCCTATACTCCCGGAGGCCTGGGCGGCAAACGCCCCGACCGCGCCGTAACCGTGTATAGCCAGCGCTGTAAGGAAGCCTACAAAGACGTGCCGATTGTGATCGGCGGCATAGAAGCCAGCCTGCGCCGCATCGCCCAATACGACTACTGGAGCAGCGAGGTGCGCCGCTCGGTATTGATCGATTCCACCGCCGACATACTGCTGTATGGCAACGCCGAGCGCGCCCTGGCCGAAGTGGCCCACGCCCTGGCAGCCGGAAAAGAGATGGCAGAATTAACCGATATTCGCGGCACGGCGATTATTCGCAAGGCACCGCCCAGCGGCTGGACTGAAATCGACTCCACCCGTATCGACTGGCCAGGCAATATCGACAAGCTGCCCAACCCCTACGACTACCAACACAACACCAAGGCCACTGTCGATATCGCCGATGACCCCAGCAACTCACAAGTGGGTCTGCGCCAGCTGGAGCCGGAAAAAATGGCGGCGCAGATGGCCGCGATCGACCCCAACAATGAGTTGCAAACCCAAGGCTGCCCCGCACAGGGCGCAGAATCTGCCAAGGCATCAGACCCTTATGCAGAACAGGGCATTCGCATTATTCCCATGCCGCTGCAAAACCGCAGCGACCTGGCCGACGACGACCAGGTGTATATTCGCCTGCCCGCCTTTGAAAAAGTGCGCAACGACGCCATCCTCTACGCCCACGCCTCGCGCGTATTGCACCAGGAGGCCAATCCCTATAACGCGCGTCCGCTGGTCCAGCGCCACGGCAACCGCGAAGTGTGGATCAACCCACCACCCATTCCGCTGGAAACCGACGAGCTGGACAGTGTGTTCGACCTGCCCTACCAGCGGGTGCCCCACCCCAGTTATGGCGATGCCAAGATTCCCGCTTACGACATGATTAAAACCTCGGTGAATATCATGCGCGGCTGTTTTGGCGGCTGTACTTTCTGCTCCATCACCGAACACGAAGGGCGCATTATCCAGAGCCGCTCACAGGATTCCATCCTGCGCGAAATTGAACATATCCGCGATAAGGTGCCCGGCTTTACCGGCCATATTTCTGACCTGGGTGGCCCCACCGCTAACATGTATCGCCTGACCTGCAAGGACATGCCCACACTCAGCAAATGCCGCCGCCTGTCCTGTGTGCACCCGACGATTTGTAAAAACCTGACCACCAGTCACAAGCACACCACCGAACTCTACCGCAAGGCGCGCGCCCTGAAAGGCGTGCACACTATTTCCATCGCCTCGGGCCTCAGGTACGACCTGGCGGTGCAAGACCCGGAATATGTGAAGGAGCTGGTTACCCACCACGTGGGCGGTTATTTAAAAATTGCCCCCGAGCACACCGAAGACAATGTACTGGCACAGATGATGAAGCCGAAGATGACCAGCTACTACGACTTCAAAAAAATGTTCGATAAATTTTCCAAAGAGGCGGGTAAAAAGCAGTATCTCATTCCCTATTTTATTGCCGCCCACCCGGGCACCCGCGATGAAGACATGGTGAACATGGCGCTCTGGCTAAAGAAAAATAATTTCCAGGTAGACCAGGTGCAAACCTTCTACCCGTCGCCCATGTCACTCGCCACCGCCATGTATTTTTCCGAGCGCAACCCGCTGAAAAAACTCAGTTATAAAAGTACCAAACTGCCTATTCCCCGCGGCCTGGACCAACGCCGCCTGCAAAAAGCCCTGCTGCGCTACCACGATCCGGCCGGCTGGCCGATGATTCGCCAGGCATTAAAAGACATGCGCAAAAGCCATTTGATTGGCGACAGCGCCTCAGCCCTGATTCCGGCGACGGATCCAACACCGGCCCGCGGTAATTCTCGCGGTGGCAACAGCTGGGGCAATAAACCCGCGGCACGCACAGCGCCACAAAAAGCGGCTGGTGCAAAAGTCGTTAACAAAGCCTTTGGCGATAAATTTGAAAGTGCAAAAAAATACAATGCGGAATTAGCGGGCCATAAAACCCGAGGGAAAACGCCGGAAAAGGCACCAGGCAAATCCAACCCACATAAACCGGCGGGAAAACCCAAGCGCTAG